The Acinetobacter sp. WCHA45 DNA window ATGCTGATACTCCCACAGGACTGTTAGAGGCATCAGTAGCACAATGGCTATGGATCGAACAAGTATCTGGGATTTCGAATCGAGATCAGTTTAACAGTATTCACGAAGACTTGATTAAGCGTTGGCGAACCATTCTACCGCGAGGAAGTCACGTGCATTTTGCAGCCTGTCAGGAGGCAGGGCGAGAGGATTGGGGCAATCTAGAATATTTAATGGATACCGCTTTTCAAGCGCATCTACAAGTTTCTGAACTTTCAATGGAAAATATTGGCTGGAATGGACAGAGTTTTGTTGATCTGAATAATCGACCCATTCAAAACCTATTCAAGTTATATCCTTGGGAATGGATTTGGGAAGAATCATTCTCTCAATATCTGAGTCCGCAATCGAATTGGATCGAACCATGTTGGAAAATGCTGCTCTCTAATAAAGCAATTTTAGTGGAGCTTTGGAAACGCTATCCAAATCACCCACTTTTAGTTGAGACCCATCATTTTGATCCCCAGCAAAAATTCTCTGGCAAATGGGTGAAAAAACCGATCTTAGCAAGGGAAGGGGCGAATATTCGAGTGTTGCAAGATGGTCAAGATCAAGGTGCTGCTTCTGGTAGTTTCTATTTTGATGACTATGATAAATATGGCTATGTGGTACAAAAATGGGTAGAGACTCCATTGTTTGCTGGTCAGTTACCCACGCTGGGTTTATGGATGGTGGGACATCAGTGTGCAGGCATGTCGATTCGTGAGGACTGCTACGACATTATTGGCAATGATGCCCATTTTGCCGCGCATTATTTTATAGAGTAAATCTAGATAACAATCATCAATCGGTCAGGATTTAATGACATACATCCTGACCGTATCAAGTTTAAATCGTATGTGCTGCCACACGTTTCATATAAGACACTAAGCGAGTGAAAAATAAAATTTGCAGAAAAATGGTAAAAGCCGAAACACACCATTCGTACCACATTTCAAATGCGGTTTGCGCTAAACCAAAATATTGATAAACTCCCAATAAAACCAGCCCAAAAACAATGCCAAACACAGTATTTTGCATCAAAATAGGAAAGGACAACGCCGTGACCCGATTTAAGAAATGGATACCTTGATCAGCACCATTGGCTTGATAAGTCCGTTGAATCCCAATCAGCATAATCAGTAGGGTCAATGCAGCTTCAATCCCAATCACTCGAATATCAGAATAAGGCGAATACATACCGTAATAGTACACCGCACTCACCACCAATGCCGCTGCGAGATAATAGTTTTTATAATGTTGTTTACTTAGAGTATCTTCAGCCAACTCATGCGCTAAAGCTTTGGTATTCCAATAATACATGTGTATTTTTCTCAAGAAGTATCATTATTGCTGACAATTTACGTATTTACACCGAAAAGTAAAGTGAATTGATCCAATCAATTACTCATACCTCGCTCGGCTTTCTATACTTAAATTAGACGAATAATCCAGTAAAACGAGCAAAATCGAGTACAATCAATCGAAAAAATAAATTGGTAGGTTGTTATGACTTTGGCTACTCCCATCACAGTTATTCGTGGTCGCTTCTTAGATATTCAAAAAACCGTTTCCCAAGCGAGTGAAATTGCCGATCAAGTCCGTTATCTCGAAGATGGTGTCATCATCACAGAACAAGGCAAAATTCGCTGGTTTGGCACGTGGAACGACGCTCAAGACCATCTACCTGCAAACGTTGATATTCAGCATTATCCAGAGCAACTGATCATCCCAGGCATGATCGATACGCACATTCACTTTCCACAAACGGAAATGGTCGGTGCTTACGGCGAACAACTTTTGAGCTGGTTAAACACTTATACTTTTCCAACTGAAATCCAGTTTAAAGACAAAGCTTATGCGAGCGAGATCGCCAAGTTTTTTGTGAATGAACTACTTAAAAATGGCACAACCACTGCACTAGTATTTTGTACGGTTCATCCTGAATCAGTAGATGCTTTATTTGAAGCCGCAGAACAGCATCAGATGCGTCTAATTGCAGGTAAAGTCATGATGGATCGTCATGCACCTGAAGCCCTGTGTGATAGCGCAGACAGCAGCTATGACGACTCTAAGGCACTGATTGAAAAGTGGCATGGTCAAGGTCGTGCGTTATATGCCATCACACCACGCTTTGCTCCAACCTCTACACCTGAACAACTTGAAAGAGCAGGGCAACTCAAAGCTGAACATCCTGATGTTTATGTACATACACATCTAAGCGAAAATAAAGATGAAATTGCATGGGTTAAAGATTTATTTCCTGAACAAAAAGGCTATCTGGATGTGTATCATCATTATGGTCTAACAGGAAACCGTTCTGTATTTGCTCACTGCGTTCATTTAGAAGATGCTGAATGGCAATGTATGCATGAGACCGACTCTGCAATTGCGTTCTGTCCAACCTCAAATTTATTTTTGGGTAGTGGTTTATTTCCGCTGAACAAAACATGGCAGCAGCAAGTTAAAGTTGGATTGGGAACTGACGTTGGGGCAGGAACCTCTTTCAGTTTATTACAAACTGTCAATGAGGCTTACAAAGTTCAACAGCTTCAGGGTGACAAATTATCAGCTTACGAATCGCTGTATCATGCGACCTTAGGTGGCGCAAAAGCGTTAGATTTAGATGACAAGCTAGGCAATTTCAACGTCGGTAAAGAAGCCGATTTTGTGGTGTTAAATATTAAACCAACCGCACTGCAACAATTACGTCAGTCACGTTCCAAATCACTTGAAGATAGTCTATTTGCATTATTTACCATGGGGGATGATCGAAATGTCGAGGCAACCTATATCTATGGACAAAAAGCCTATAGTCAAAACTAAAATTTTAAACAAACAAAAGTTTGGAGTTTTATTGTTGGCTATTGGATCTGCGGTGCTACTGAAACGTGACAGTACATCTGCTCAAAATGAAACATTTTCTTCATCATCAAAAGGTGCATGAAATCTGATTTTGTTTTAAAATTGCCACATTAGCTCAAGATTACGAGGTGTTGCAGGTCAACACCTTTTTTATTTTCCCTTTTTTAAGTTTTAGGAATCTACCGATGACCATTGCAATGCGCATTATGATTTCGAGCGAAGAGATTCAAGCCAAAGTCAAAGAACTTGGTGAAAAGATCAATGCACACTATGCTCAAAGTGATAAAGAGCTGGTATTGATTGGCTTACTGCGTGGCTCAGTCATTTTTATGGCAGATTTATGCCGTTCAATCGAAAAACCACACGAACTCGATTTTATGACTGTGTCTAGCTATGGTGGCGGGACGGTTTCAACCCGCGATGTCAAAATTTTAAAAGATCTTGATGGTGAGATTCACGGTAAAGATGTGCTTGTTGTTGAAGATATTATTGATTCAGGGAATACCTTGAGCAAAGTCGTTGAAATGCTCAAAACACGTAATCCAAACTCAATTGAACTTTGTACTTTGGTGAGCAAACCTTCACGCCGTGAGATTGATTTAGAAGTAAAATTCTTAGGTTTTGAAGTCGAAGATCGCTTTATTGTCGGTTACGGTTTAGATTTCGATCAAAAGTATCGTCACTTACCCTTTATCGGTGAAATCGGTCTTTGATCAATTATAAAGGCGCTTTAAAGCGCCTTTTTTATTCTAGCTTGTTAATCAAAGCACGATAAAGATTGCACAAAAATACGACATAACTCAGTAATCCACTACAGACAGAGTTAGGCTAAATCGAGCAGGATAGTAACAAACAAATACTATGGTAAAACAAGGAGAAAAGGTCATGTGGTCTCTCATTGTAGCGATTGTGGTCGGTTTTTTTGCAGGTTTAATTGCCCGTGCGTTGCATCCTGGTGAAGATAAAGCAGGATTTATTGTTACGACCTTATTAGGGATTGCAGGTTCATTATTAGCAACTTATGGCGGTCGCTTACTTGGATTATATGGTGAAAAC harbors:
- the hpt gene encoding hypoxanthine phosphoribosyltransferase; protein product: MTIAMRIMISSEEIQAKVKELGEKINAHYAQSDKELVLIGLLRGSVIFMADLCRSIEKPHELDFMTVSSYGGGTVSTRDVKILKDLDGEIHGKDVLVVEDIIDSGNTLSKVVEMLKTRNPNSIELCTLVSKPSRREIDLEVKFLGFEVEDRFIVGYGLDFDQKYRHLPFIGEIGL
- a CDS encoding glutathionylspermidine synthase family protein, producing MKRKILAPRTDWQLEHQKIGFDYFNLPSLDGSIYWSEGIAYEFTLKQIEQLEDAANELHQMCLAVTSDLIQRGNYPDYFQIPVAAIAQIEQSWRQNAPMLYGRFDFAYDGRNIKMLEYNADTPTGLLEASVAQWLWIEQVSGISNRDQFNSIHEDLIKRWRTILPRGSHVHFAACQEAGREDWGNLEYLMDTAFQAHLQVSELSMENIGWNGQSFVDLNNRPIQNLFKLYPWEWIWEESFSQYLSPQSNWIEPCWKMLLSNKAILVELWKRYPNHPLLVETHHFDPQQKFSGKWVKKPILAREGANIRVLQDGQDQGAASGSFYFDDYDKYGYVVQKWVETPLFAGQLPTLGLWMVGHQCAGMSIREDCYDIIGNDAHFAAHYFIE
- a CDS encoding GlsB/YeaQ/YmgE family stress response membrane protein, with protein sequence MWSLIVAIVVGFFAGLIARALHPGEDKAGFIVTTLLGIAGSLLATYGGRLLGLYGENSAAGFIASVIGAIIILFIYNLVTKKS
- the guaD gene encoding guanine deaminase, which translates into the protein MTLATPITVIRGRFLDIQKTVSQASEIADQVRYLEDGVIITEQGKIRWFGTWNDAQDHLPANVDIQHYPEQLIIPGMIDTHIHFPQTEMVGAYGEQLLSWLNTYTFPTEIQFKDKAYASEIAKFFVNELLKNGTTTALVFCTVHPESVDALFEAAEQHQMRLIAGKVMMDRHAPEALCDSADSSYDDSKALIEKWHGQGRALYAITPRFAPTSTPEQLERAGQLKAEHPDVYVHTHLSENKDEIAWVKDLFPEQKGYLDVYHHYGLTGNRSVFAHCVHLEDAEWQCMHETDSAIAFCPTSNLFLGSGLFPLNKTWQQQVKVGLGTDVGAGTSFSLLQTVNEAYKVQQLQGDKLSAYESLYHATLGGAKALDLDDKLGNFNVGKEADFVVLNIKPTALQQLRQSRSKSLEDSLFALFTMGDDRNVEATYIYGQKAYSQN